In one window of Arachis ipaensis cultivar K30076 chromosome B06, Araip1.1, whole genome shotgun sequence DNA:
- the LOC107604728 gene encoding metacaspase-9 (The sequence of the model RefSeq protein was modified relative to this genomic sequence to represent the inferred CDS: added 42 bases not found in genome assembly) has protein sequence MEGKSKRQAVLVGCNYYNTPNELHGCINDVLAMRDTLVKRFEFEPANIEVLTDAPGSSLPLPTGANIKLALARMVDAAKAGDVLYFHYSGHGTRIPSKKRGHPFRQEEAIVPCDFNLITDLDFRQLVNRLPSGASLTILSDSCHSGGLIDKEKEQIGPSSVISKSEAPKNYTYTPKTIPFESILQHLSSLTKINTTDIGTHLLESFGEEASLRFRLPLPDPELSTPLRADNGVLLSGCQPDETSADMRPNEVSAKAYGAFSNAVQMVLKENPGMISNREVVILARKLLQSQGFQQHPCLYCSDENANATFLWQS, from the exons AATTACTATAACACCCCTAACGAGTTGCATGGCTGCATAAACGATGTGCTGGCTATGAGGGACACACTAGTGAAGCGCTTTGAGTTTGAACCTGCGAACATTGAGGTCCTAACCGATGCACCCGGCTCATCTTTGCCTTTGCCCACCGGTGCCAACATCAAGCTGGCGCTGGCTCGCATGGTGGATGCAGCCAAAGCTGGGGATGTTCTGTACTTTCACTACAGTGGACATGGAACCAGGATCCCTTCAAAGAAACGTGGCCATCCATTCCGCCAAGAGGAAGCAATTGTGCCTTGTGACTTCAATCTTATCACAG ATTTGGATTTTCGGCAACTGGTGAACCGGCTGCCTAGTGGCGCGAGCCTGACAATCCTGTCAGACTCATGCCACAGCGGCGGCCTAATCGACAAAGAGAAGGAACAAATCGGGCCATCATCAGTAATCTCCAAAAGTGAAGCACCGAAAAATTACACTTACACCCCAAAGACAATTCCCTTTGAGTCCATATTGCAGCACCTTTCATCGCTAACAAAAATAAACACCACTGACATTGGAACACACTTGTTAGAATCCTTCGGTGAGGAAGCCAGCCTGAGGTTCCGGCTTCCCCTGCCGGATCCTGAATTGTCCACACCGCTTCGGGCGGACAACGGCGTTCTGCTGAGTGGCTGCCAGCCTGACGAGACATCTGCCGACATGAGGCCGAACGAAGTGAGTGCAAAGGCTTATGGTGCATTCAGCAATGCCGTTCAGATGGTTTTGAAGGAGAATCCTGGTATGATAAGTAACAGAGAAGTTGTGATTTTAGCTAGGAAGTTGCTTCAATCACAGGGGTTTCAGCAGCATCCTTGTCTCTATTGCAGTGATGAGAATGCAAATGCTACTTTCTTGTGGCAAAGTTAA